The window TAGCAGTCTTATCTCTGAAAATAAATTTGCCCCACTTAAAGTTGAAGATTCACAGCACATTCCTGATTTTTCTCCCAACGTCCATAGAATTTTCCATAACGATAGTTCCACTGACAGAATTAGAAAAGAGGGCCTTCAACTAATGGCTTTAGAGGAAAATATCATTCTTCCATTGCCCAATGAAGAGacaattgaaattgaaagtGTAACAGAACTGGAACCAGTTGCCTTTATGCAAAAGAAAGAAGGGAAACTGCAGAGAAAGGGTGAGGCCTCTTTAAATAGCAACAAGAAGCTCACTAGAGAAGTTAAAGCTTTGCTAGGTATATGGGAAAGGTAAGCTTAAGATGCAAAAGCTAGTAATTCCAGGCTCCGGTAAGCTATGTTAATTCTCCCCTGGAATGTAAGGGGTTTTAATGCTCTCCCCAAAAGAGTGGTTATAAAAGACTTGCTTGTGAAGTTCAATCTATATATGGTTATTCTCTAGGAGTCTAAAGTTAGTACTGTCGATAATCATTTGGTTAAGTCGGTTTGGAGTAGTTGTTGTGTTGGGTGGGCAGCTTTACAGGCTTATAGTTCTTCGGGTGGTATCCTTATATTGTGGAAAGAGGATTCGATCACGGTGGTTGACTCTATTCAAGATCAGTTCTCTATTTCTATTCGTTGTAAGTTTAACACTAGCTTCTCTGGTTGGATCACGGGTGTGTACGATCCTTCATCTTATAGACTCACAGACCAATTTTGGTGGGAGCTTTCTGGCTTATATGGTATGTGCAACGAAAACTAGTGTATTGAGGGTGATTTCAATGTAGTCAAATGGTTAAATGAGAAAAGCTTCGGCGTTCGTCCTACTAGATGTATGGTTCGTTTTAATAGTTTGATTGAGGAGGCACTACTAGAAAAAAgacctttcttgacggttgtagattttattttttgacGTTTTTTGAAAAACccgtcaagaaaggggtgaTTGGAAggagaaaccgtcaagaatttttatgaaaaatcaatttttagctttcttgacgttttttaaacgtcaaggaatataatttttttcttgacgttttaaaaacgtcaggattatctattaaattcttgacgttttataaaacgtcaagaaCATTTATAATTTCAAGATTCTTGACGTTTTGTAAACGTCAAATAAatgtattttttcttgacgttttaaaaacgtcaagttatatcaattaaattcttgacggtttaaaacgtcaagaatttttataaaaagcgGAGGGAgttattttcaatatttcttgacgttttagaaACGTCAATattaactttttaattaaaatattgattttttaaaaaaattacaatccctaaactaaaatattaaaaattacaATCCCAATCACGCACCTGCTCAAAATTTTTGTGCCTCGCTCGTCTCCCCCATTGCCAAACGTTGCTCCATTTTCTCGAATGTCGCTTTGTCTTTGGCCGTCTTCCATCTTCGGCCATATTGAGTTTGTTGAACGTCATCTTCCATCTTCGGCCGTAGTCTTCCATCTTCGATCGTCGTCgtcttccatcaaatattttatttaacaaaagCCCTAGATACTCGAGAGACTCACGCTTTTTCCTTCATTTTTGCGCGTCTCCCCCTCTCGCAAAAAGTAACCCATCGTCGATCTCTTTCATATTCGTCTTCCCCGATCGTCTCGACTTCCAAAAGCAGCGCCACCTCTACTTTGGCTATTAACGCCGGCGATGTCAAGCTTCGAGCATCCATTATCGATGTCACAATCATCAACGGTTCTAGTTTGAACGACCTTGCTCTTTCCGTCGAGAAACTAGGCTTCTTCATAGTCGACTACAATGTCCCCAAAAAGGTATGCTAACTCCTCaaattttcaagattcttatgGCTCTTTGATGCATTCGAGTTCAGATGACATAGAATTTCACGAAGTGAAACTTCATGTTACGACTGGAATTTGGTTATTGTCTATCTTACCTATTACCAGAACGAACCATTTGGTTTAATCTATGATAAATTTGGCACGGTGTTTTTGGAAGCTGAAGTATGTAATCGTTTAGGCTGGACGTGAAATTCATTCATTGTATTGAAATTTCTAAGTTTAATCCGATTATTTTGCTGGAAGCTTGAGTTAGGTTTCTCTAGAATTTATTTTCCTTCTTCGCATCATCAAATTCAATCTCGTGCTAACTTGTTTTGTTATTGCATCTGAAACTGGTCATTTTGTTTAGATAGCATATAATGCTTGTCATGATCATGGAGATGCCTTTATTTGCACTAACATGGATTTTCACCAACACATAAATTGTATTATACTTACATAATGGCTGGAGAGCCACCTGACCTTAATTCCATTTTGCATTTGAAATTTTCTCTTTCACTCTTGTTATTCTTATACTGTAGATTAGTTTCCCCTAAATTTGATGTTTACACCATAATTCGAAGATATTCCCTTTCGAAATGGCTTGTTCTCTTGGTCCTGTTCTGGGATTAGGCCGGCTGCTTCAAAGATCGACAGATTTCTTCTATCCAAGCCTTGGGTTGATTTTTTCAAAGAAGTTAGTATGGAAAGACTTTCACATACCACCTCAAATCACTTTCCGATTCTTCTAAAACTAGGGGCGCAGTCTTGGGGTCCTACCCCTTTTATATTCGAAAATGCTTGATTGGATCATCATCTTTTCCTAAAAAATGTTGAGAATCAGTGGAGTGGTTTGATTGTTGATGGTTGGCCTATTTTTTCCttcatgaaaaaaaattaaaaggtcTGAAAGTCCTCTTAAAGGGTTGAAATAAGGAGACATTTGGCAACATTTTCTCCTAAAAAAAAGTGTTGATCGATAGATTAACTCTCTTGATTCGCTTGAAGAGTAGAGCTCTTTCAATGAGGAAAGTGCGACGAAAAGAGAAGTTTGTAGAGGGGCTTTGTTTGATTTGATTGTTAAAGAGCAGAAATTATGGATTCAGAAATCTAAACTTCAATAGCTTAGAGAGagggaggagaactcaagcttCTTCCACATATTGGTTTCGACTCGTAAAAGTAGAAGtcttatttcttcttttgtGAGCATTGATGGGAAGACTCTTGTCATAGAGAAGGAGATTGTGGATGAGATCCTTAGTTTCTTTTCCAACTTATATGACACAAGGATCTCTTTGTTGTTTATTTGTGACGATCTCAAGTAGAAAGGCCTTAACTTACAGGATTCTAGCTTACTTGAGGCCCCTTTTACTGAAAAATAGATTAGAGAAGTTATCTTTGACATGGGATGTCTTAAATCCTCCGACCATGATGGAATGACCGGAGAGTTTTATAAAAAATCTTGGAACATTCTGAAGTCCGACCTAGTAAGGGTGTTCCATGATTTTTTTAGAAACGAAATTACTAATAGAAGATGTGATGAGACTTATGTTTGTCTCATCCCAAAAAGAAAGAGGTGGCTCATGTCAGTGATTTCAGACCCATAAGCTTAGTTACCTCCTTGTATAAAGTTATCTCCAAGGTGCTCGCAACAAGACTTTAAAAAGTCCTTCATTCGATAATTAGTGATTCTCAAATGAATTTTGTCGAGGGGAGACAAATTCTTGATGCTATTTTGGTTGCTTCTAAGGTTGTTGACGAATGGTCTTTAAAAGGCAGAAAAAACATTCTTTTGAAGTTTGACTTGGAGAAAGCTTAAGACAAGGTAGACTGGTCCTTTTTGGATATGACCATAAAACTTAAAGGCTTTGGTAAAGAGATGGAGGAGATGAATTTGGGACTGTTTGTCGACGACTAATTTTTCCATTATTGTCAATGGTAGGCCTAGAGGAAAGATTCTTGCTAAAAGGGGCATTCATCATGGTGATCTCCTTGCCCCTTTTCCTTTTACGATTGTGGAAGATGCTCTAAGTTGCCTTATTCACTAATGTAATGAGAAAAGGAGTTTAAAAGgcttccattttctcttcgtgGGAGGATGAAAATTTGGAGACATGGTAGAAGGTGATCAATATCTTTCTTCTAGGAGCTGGCTTATCCCTTAGCAGATTCAAAACGTCTTTGATCGGCATTAACCTTAACAGTGATGATTTGACTCCTTATACTAATTCTCTAGGGTGCTCGGTTGATATTCTTCCTTTTAATTACTTGGCCTTTTCTATTGGAGGGGGTCGTAATAGAAAAGAGATGAGAAATGCCCTTAAAGAGCAACTCATATATAAAATCGATAGGTGGAGGAACGTGTCTCTCTCAAAAAATGGTAGGTTAATTCTTGTGCAATCAGTACTTAATAGCCTTCCTTGCTATTTATTTTTCCTTGCTCAAGCTCCGGTTGGTGTTATCAATAGATTGGAAAAGATGATTAGAAACTTCGTTTGGACAGGAGAGTCTACTAATTCGGTTGCCCACATTGTCAATTGGGATTGTACTTCTCGCCCGATCTGTTATGGTGGCCCGCGGATTGACTCATTTGCGAAAGAGTATTGCTCTTCTCATTAATTGATTTTAGAGGTTAAGCAAGGAAGAAGTATAACACCCCaaaaatttaaggaacttattatgggtattacattaagtggaattgGAACTTTATGGAATTTATTTTGTGttagattaattatatatatatatatatatatatatatatatatatatatatatatatatatatatatatatataaatgtgtatAATTAAAGATTGTGGAGCTTggtagaaattgttattaattatgacatgagagctcagtatcccaagttgttcaaagattagaattTTCGAGAACGAAAGTTTcttaaaggaagaaagattgtaacgcccccaaaattaagatacttttggagttaattatcttagttttgtttaattagatttaatttattggacgttattttgaattcatttaataaaaattatttgatttttgtgaggattgaaattaattaaatatttgttggattaattaaatattcatccaacaaatatttaattaatttcaatgctcacaaaaatcaaataattctcattaaataaattcaaaataacgtccaataaattaaatctaattaaacaaaactaagataattaactccgaAATTATctaattttggggcgttacaagaAGCCTCCTTATGGAGGCGCTTAATCGTGGCCATTTACAGCTTAGAGGAGAATGGGTCATCTACTAAAGATCCGAATAGGGGGAAAGTCTTACAGATTACGGGCCGATATTTTGAAGCACAATGAGACCTTCAAATTCTCAGCTTTTGTGTTGGGAAAAGGAACCAAAATCAGATTTTGGAAGGACAATTGGTGTGATGTGGAGCCGTTTGCAGAAAAATTTCCCAACTTATTCTCCTTATCATTAAACAAGGGTGCTTTTGTGGCTGACTGTTGGTGTATTATTACTCATTCGTGAAACTTGGGCCTTAGAAGAAATGTGCTCGGTAACGAGCTTGTCAATGTGgccttaattttgaaaattcttCATTCTTGGGCCCCCTCAAATGGTGGTGATAGTCTTAAATGGACTCCTAACCCTAATGGCAGCTTTACTACGAAGTCTACTTTTCTCAATTTAACCAAGAAATCCCCCTCAAATGGTGGTGCAGTCTTAAATGGTCGCTCGCTTACAGAAGCCTTAACACCAATGGGAAACTCTAAAAAAATTTCCAATACAATATGCTCAATCCCTCGATGTGTTGCCTTTGTTTCAAAGAAGAGGAGACCCTGGACCACTTATTTTTGCACTGTCTCCTTACTAGGAAAGCTTGAAATACTTTGTTTAGAATTTTTGATTTGGAGCTTTGTCTTCCCAGTAAGGTTGAAAGTTGGTTGATTGAAGGGCTCAACATTAGAGGTTATAGCTCAAAAGGAAACATCTTATGGAGATGTGCTACTCGATCCCTTTTGTGATGCATTTGGAAAGAAATGAatagtaaatttttttaagatagTTATAAttcctttgatttttttttttttggactgTGTTGCAACACACAGCTTCTTGGTGGAGTACGAATTACACCAAACACTTTTGTAATTATAGCCTTTCTATGATATTCAACAATTGAAAGACCATCATTTTTTAGTTTCTCCTGGGAGGGCCCTCTTGTCCCTTGCCCTTAGGTTGCTCTTTTTTGTTATATGAATATActtgtttcttataaaaaaaattaagtattttcaaaatttgtactGTTATTATTTTGTACTGTTATTATTTTGAAATAGTCTATAATTTATAATAggtgttttaattttaaaaatttgagttTTTAACATGATATACTGTATTTCTAAGtatttttatctttaaattgAGTTAGTAGAGCTATTAGGGGACTTTGGATGATTAACCGCTTTTAGATACTCAAAATGTTAAATGATCTTCCATTGTTGTTATGGAGTGAAAAGGTACAAATCTGTCATCgatttatttcttcttttccataTTCTTCTCTGTTCGCATCCTtcgattttttttctctttccttcttgTCAAGCATGACGGTCAACCTTAACCTTatattcttttttccttttcactTTCATTCTTATTGTTATCATTGAAAAACCAACCAGCGAGGCATCAATTGTTCTTCTTCTCTGCCAATGATGCTGGTAACTTTTTCTTCGACCAACTTTTGCAAAACTGGAGTTTGTAAAATGAAAGAAAGGGAGAAAGAGATAGAAAGAGAGCGAGAGTGAGCAAGCGATAAACAAAGTGAGTGAGATCGAGCAAGAGATTTGGAGAAAGTGAGAATGTGAGCTCGTGATCACCACATGACCGCTCCGACACCTTACATcgccttttttatttttttgaatatttatatTAAGTATGTCATCTCACTCTTCAACATATGTGAGCTTACCAGTTCTCTTTTTGTTTAAAATGTACTATATGGAGAGTAAGACTGATCATCATATCCACACATCCGAGAGTTATGCCATTGTTGTTCCTTGTTGCTTATAGCCTTATAACAATCTCCCTTTTCTCAAACATGCTTTCTAACGTTTATGAAAACTTTTTCCTCTAAACCTATTTTCTAAATCATTTTCGCACGAACAGGGGGGTGGAGGTTGTGAAATATGTCCATTGTACCATAGGCTATTGGGATTGAGTTTGGCTTACTTGTTCTAGTGTGGGAACAAGTGCCGTATGATTGCTCTAAATCGTTTACGAAAGTGCGACCTTTGACACTTTACGAGGGCatattttggtaattttaacTGAATTTGACGTTAGTAAAGTGTCATTCAACAATTTTTTACCTGattttttagggtttaggaCATTTTTTGGTTTGTAAAAAGACCATGTCACCTTCGCTATACTCTTTTTTTAAGTCTCTTAAAAGTAACTCATGTGGGTACACTAAAAGCTCAAAAGAAAGTTGGACACCAAGGAAGCCATTCTTTGAGGTAATAATAATTGCATGAAAGTACAATAAAATTATTTGCAATTTACTCTAAATAATACtaattttcttccttttcaatttggggagtgGTGGAATGTGCACTGCTTAACTATTTAACCAATAATTTTGAGTTAATAACttgagatttaaaaaaaaaaaaaaaaaaaaaactgtattCTTCATGTTTAGGGAGGAATTAATCTTCTATTCTTCCGGTCATCAACAAGCGTCTTCAAGCTCCTGCAATCTCCTTAAGCGGTTTCCACATGAATTTTCTCCTACAAAAACAAAGTCAATCTTCCCATTCTGAGTATCTCACGTTAGAAAGTAACAAACCTTATAATCATTATATAACATATTTGAGTTACTCATCCATACAAGACATAATCTTTACATAATATTTATGTGGGAGAGGAAGAGAATCTCATTGTCGATTAGTTTTAAGATATAATATTATGTTAATCTAAAATAATATGTTAATATATATCGAGAAGACCTCATAAATAAAAGAATTCCTTCAGATTAATTTCTTTGTTTGCTTTTCTATAAAGAATTTTTTCCAAAGGCTTCCCTTATTTAAAAATCACCATGCTCCTGACTAAGGACCATTACAAATCTTAATACCCAATATTCAAATCATTTCGCAAACAAACGTAGGCAAAACAGTTGAACACCTACTCCACccccattttttttctctcttcttctgaATATAATGATGGTTAAGATTTTAACTCCCAAAACTTTGAAAGGAGGACTATATATTAGTACATGTTCATCATTATTGATCTATGTTCATTGGCTAATTATCGTAGACCTATGTTCTTTTGAGTTTTAAGCGATTATAAATATTTAGGAGATGTTTGGGACAATGAGTCTCAAATACTATAGCAATCGTCTTTTGCTATAGTAAATTCGATTTTGTACTTCTCAATTAACTACATTTAATATTATTTCAAAGCTTCTCATTTGCTATATTATTTACTATTTGGTACTTTTTTACTATTTCACCTTCATCgtattcttattatttattacaatttttactattttcttctcaaactaaaataatttacagATTAAATACATAGTATTATTATCCAAATTACAATAGTCTACTCTCTTAAACACAAACTATCATAACCCAACTCTATAATAACCTATGATTATAATAACCAACTTCTCGCCTCAAATATCCGATTAGAAACCTCATCCAAATGGACACgatatcttcttcttccccaTAGTTATCTCACACCAATCATTTCTCAAGTTCAAACAAAAATAAGGCCAAGTTTCTAAACATGCCATAAACTTTCCATTTCAAAATATTGTTCTTAAATTGAAATCTTGAGGTTGGTGACCTCAAAGTATCTCAACTTCCATCaaaatttatttgttaaaaCTTTACGAAGGATCAAAGTAGATGCATttacatatataataaaaatgagccaaaatatttataaaaattttcatacATATTAATAGAGATTATattgaaaatcaatatatttggtaaatgTTATTTGGATGTTTTTATCAAGTATAATAATCTTGTTTGAAAATACTTTTAAGCCTCCTGACCAACTAAAAAATTGAAAGCCTCTCGACCAACTAAAGAATTGGaaggaaaaagataaaagaacgGTAATTTTCTAACTTTGgaacaaaatttataaaactATGTATTGCACATTGTACTTCACTTTATTCCGAAGTGGACAATTAGACCAACGAAGAAACGTACCAATTCCCGCACTCGGCGATGACTCGGACTTTCGGCCGGAGAGTCGGCAGCAAAGCAAGGAACTGCAACTCCGCCTTGGAAAGAACCTGATCAATGTTTCCAATTCGGTTATCCATTTTTTCTCAAACTACCTCTTTCTGAACCGTTTAATCTAATGGCATGCAGTTCAAATAATCTCACCTTAGCCTCGATTATCCACACGACCAGTCCCTTAGCGTTCGGAGGCAGTGCCGCCAGCCTGTAATCAACTTCCGGCGGAAAATACCACCGTGCAATCGGCTGCTTCCCCAAATGAGCCTGCATTTCGAACCCCAAAAAGTAAGAACAACAACCGAACAAAAcctgagaaaaaaaataaaactaatcaAATGGAATGAGCCGTAAGGATTCGATTCAACGGACAGGGCAAACAGGGTGAATCTTGGTGAGAGTGGTCTCAGGATCGCCGAGACCGCGAGCAGACAGATCGAGGAAGTAATAGCCTTGGTAACGGAGGCGGTTTAGGTATCGGCCTTCGTATCCGCCTTCATGCGGTGAGTAAATTGCTAAAGCTTTGTGTTCCTCCACATCCGATAACCATTGCCCTAGGTCGAATTTAAGCAAGTCGCCACCGATGAAATCGCCAATTCCGATTCCCTCGCATCTCACCGTTGCGGCTCTGCCATTGCCGGGACGGAAACTCGACCGTCGATTGTTAATCGGCACCATCGCCGGCGAGGTGAGTGGATGGTGGCGACTTGAGTGAAGATGGAGCGGTGGCGCGAGGGGTGCTCCGTTGAACATGGAGGCTACAGGGGCCATGGTAGGGGTTTTTTGAAAGAGATATAGAATGTAGAAGGAAGAATGAGGttaggagaaagaaagaaggcCATGGATGAGGAATTGGATTGGGAATTAAGAGGAGGTGGAAGTCGTGGAGATGCCATTGTTGAGGTTTTGTGTGGATGAAAATGGAGATGAAACTCATCTCTTTGGTTTtgcttttccttttttatatgTTTACCTTTTAGAGCTGACAGTGATAGCAGACTGCAAAGACATATCATAAACTACTGATCAAATCAATACTTCAAATCGTCGAATCATAAATTCGTATAAATTTGAGAAAAACAATTCTTAAACATTGGCATAAACCCAATAATTAACAGAAATTATTTAAGTGATAAAAAGTATTTGCAAATATGATAAAGTATTAGAaagattttcataaatataataaagttcgatttttaaatatttaagttTGTATTTCTCTATGTCTTTCTTCCCCTTGTTGTCTGTCATTTGATTGTATATTATTTGAAAAAACATTGTTTAGATAAtctaaataatcaaattaaatgagAATGTTAGAAAagaattatttagatttggagcAAGATCGTATCTATATCTATACCATCTATCGATACTCTATAATGTATATAAaagagttttctttttctccctctTTTGTCCATTTCATTTCAATAATTCTAACTAtaatattaatagtaattttttcaattttaaaattttaaaataaaaatttaaaagaaaattgtaaaTCAATAACTTATTAAATTAAGtgaaattttcttaaatataacaaatcactCGAATATTTACGACCGTATAACAAAACCTTAgccatattttaaatatttaaggtttgtctttctgttttcttcttcttcgctacaatttctttctatggtctttctttttttctttttttcttttttttttttccgctgcgatttttttccatcgtctttcttctttcctcttctttttttacgtcgtttagatttagttatcgTCTTTTTCTACGCCACCGAAAtatgaacgatcgtgtacaaaaaaaaaaatcaaatcttaaggatcatgtataaagaatcttgaaaaaaatcgtctaGATTGGCatttcaatctaaacgatcgtgtacaaaggatcttaaaaaaataaatgatcctataaacaaatttaaacaattgtgtaccaaaataatcttgaaaaaaatagtttagctgaatttaaacaatcgtgtacctaatttaaaaaaaaatcgttaaaatctaaacaatgtgtaaccaaattaaatgatagaattaaaaataaataaatttttaaaatttagctatccaaatctaaactatagtgtgccaaacaatagccaaatttaaacgatcgtataccaaaagtTTTTAATAACATGGGCTGTCAGGACTTTCGAAATGTCGGCTATAAAAAGTGTTATGAGtgtagtattatgataatactCGTTTATTGGATTTATGATAAATTTTTACTTTAATAAG is drawn from Cucumis melo cultivar AY chromosome 11, USDA_Cmelo_AY_1.0, whole genome shotgun sequence and contains these coding sequences:
- the LOC103496258 gene encoding NAD(P)H-quinone oxidoreductase subunit N, chloroplastic, whose translation is MAPVASMFNGAPLAPPLHLHSSRHHPLTSPAMVPINNRRSSFRPGNGRAATVRCEGIGIGDFIGGDLLKFDLGQWLSDVEEHKALAIYSPHEGGYEGRYLNRLRYQGYYFLDLSARGLGDPETTLTKIHPVCPAHLGKQPIARWYFPPEVDYRLAALPPNAKGLVVWIIEAKVLSKAELQFLALLPTLRPKVRVIAECGNWRKFMWKPLKEIAGA